The genomic stretch CCGGACGCCGCACCCGCCCCGGACACCTGCGGCACGCTGGCGGGTGTCACCGGACCGGCCCCACGCGCCTGCACGACCCGCGTGAGAAGCAGCGCCATCCCCACGAACGCGGCGACCAGTACCACCCAGAACAGCGCCCGCCACACCAGCGGACGGCGCGTCCGCACCGGCGCCGGGGCCTCCCGCACCACCCGCCAGGAATCGTCCTCGTCCCAGCCGATCCGGATCGGTTCGCCCACCCGCCGCCGCGCAGGCAGCGCCCCGACCGGCACCTCCGCGGCCGGGCCCTGATCCTCCCCGGCCGCCGGGTCGCCGGGCAGCGGCGCGCGGCGCAGCGATTCCGGCAGGCGCGGCACCTCGCGGATCTGCACCCCGCTGCGCGGCGCGGGCGCGTCCGTCTCCCATTCCGGCAGGTCGTCGAAGCCGATCTGGATCGGGGCGGGCGCCACGGGCGGCTCCTGCGTGCGCTGCTCCTGCTGACGCTGCTCCAGTCGCTGCGCCCGGCGTTCGGCGGCGGCCTGGGCGTCCCGCTGCGCGTGCTCCTGCCGCGCCTCATGCTCGCGGCGGCGGCGTTCCTGCGACGACAGAGGCCCCCCGGTTCCTGCCGGTTGCGCAGGCACGTCCGGCAGGACCGGCGGCTCTGCCGGGGCAGATCCTTTCGGCGCTCCGGCCTGCCCGGTCCCGGCGGCGGGCGCGGGGATGGCCCCGTCGCCCAGCACGATCGGCGTGCCGTCATGCGCGGGCGCGTCCGCTGCCACCGGCACGTCAGCCGTGATCCCCGTGCCCCTGGCGTCCGGCAGGATCGCCGCAGCGGGCGGCAGCGTGGGACCGTCAGCTGGAACGACCGGGGCCAGAGCAGATGCCGGGACGGCCTCCACACTGGCCGCAACAGTGGCCGCAGTGGCCGTCGGGACGGGGGTGGTCAGCTCGTCCGGTGCGGCCGCCTCGCGCGTGGCGCCCAGGCCCGGCAGGCGGAAGCGGCTGCCCCGCCCGCGCCGCCCACGCGCCTCCGGGGCGTCCCCGGCGGGGGGCGTGTTCGGGGCGGGCTGGGCCGGGGTGGCCTGCACCGAGGCCACCTGCACCGTGGCCACCTGCACGGAGGGTGCCTGAGAGAACGCCGTGGGGGCCGCCGCCGTCGGGGTGGGGTCCGTCAGGGCCGGGACCGGCTCGGGGGTGACCGGTGTGGTGGCGGCAGACGCACCGGGGGCCGCCTCCGTGTGCTCCGGCGTGTCGGGCGCGGCGCGCAGTTGCGTGGTGGGAGCGTGCAGCAGGCGCAGCGCCGCGCGGGCGTCCAGGGTGCCCGGCGCGTCCAGCAGGGGCCGCAGCGCGCCCGGCACGCCGCCCATCTCGTGCAGGATGACCGCCAGGGCGTACAGGTCGTCGGCGGGCCGCGCGTCGCCACCCCAGGGCAGGCCCGCCCCGGCCAGGCGGACCTCGCCGTCTACGCTCCACAGCTGCGAAGCACTCAGGCCGCCGTGGACTACGCCCCGCCCGTGCAGCGCCGCGAGGGCCGCGAGCGCGCCGCGTGCCGTGAGGTCCGGGTCCTGCGCGGGCCGCGCCTGCAGCGGCAGTTCCGTCACCATGAACGCCTCCCCGGCGACCAGCACGCACTCCGCGAAGGGCAGCACGCCCGGGTGGGCGGGCAGGTCAGGCAGTGGCAGCGGGCCGGGCAGGCCGTGCAGCAGGACCGGCATGCCGGTCAGGCGGTCCGTGGCACGCAGCGTCCGCACCGGACTGTTCATCCGGCCCGGCAGGTCACGCGCGGCCACATAGGGGCCAAGGGGCTTCACGGCCCGCAGTATAGGCTGGCGTCCGCCCGGTCCGGCGCGCACAGGCGGCGGGGCGCAGTGTGACCGCGTGGCTTGCCGCGCCCCGCGCTTTGCGCTACTAATTGCGGGATATGCGTGACGCCCTGATGGCCGCCCTGAGCACCGTGAACGACCCGGAACTCCACCGGGATCTCGTCTCGCTGGGCATGATCGAGCACGCCAGCGTGGACGCGGGTGTGGCGCACGTGAAGGTGAACCTCACGACTCCTGCCTGTCCCCTGAAAGGCCAGATCGAACACGACGTGCGCGCCGCCGCGCTGACCGTGCCCGGCGTGCAGGGCGCCGTGATCACCTTCGGGGCCATGGTCCGCGCCGCCGCGCAGCCCGCCCTGCCCGGCGTGAAGCACGTCCTGCTGGTCGGCAGCGGCAAGGGCGGCGTGGGCAAGAGCAGCGTCGCCGTGAACCTCGCCGCGAGCCTCGCACTGGACGGCGCGCGCGTCGGGTTGCTTGACGCGGACGTGTACGGCCCCAGCGTGGCGCACATGCTCGGCCAGAGCGGCGCGAAGGTCACCGCGAACGAGGACCGCAAGATGCGCCCCCTGGACGCCCATGGCGTGCGCTTCATCTCCATGGCGAACCTGTCCCCGGCCGGGCAGGCGCTCGTGTGGCGCGGGCCGATGCTGCACTCCGCCATCCAGCAGTTCCTGAAAGACGCCGCGTGGGGCGAGCTGGACTACCTGATCGTGGACCTGCCCCCGGGGACCGGCGACGTGCAGCTGTCCCTGACGCAGACCGTGCAGGTCACGGGCGCCGTGATCGTCACCACCCCGCAGGACGTGGCGCTGATCGACGCGGCCCGCGCCGTGGACATGTTCCGCAAGGCCAGCGTGCCCGTGCTGGGCGTCATCGAGAACATGAGCTACTTCGTGGCGCCCGACACGGGCATCGCGTACGACCTGTTCGGGCGGGGCGGCAGCCGCAAACTGGGCGACCACACGCCCCTGGGCGAGATACCGCTGGAAGTCAGTGTCCGCCAGGACGCCGACGCGGGCACCCCGGCCGTCGTCGCCCACCCAGACAGCCCGGCCGCGCTGGCGCTGCGGCAGGCGGCCCGCGCGCTGGCCGGGCAGGTCAGCGTCCGGACCCTCGCGCACCTCCCGGACCAGCTGACCGTCGTATGACCGCCGCGCGTCTCCACGGGGCGGGGGGCAGGCCGTGAGCGCCGCGACCCTCGCCCCGGCCGGTGCCGAACGCACGAAGACCCGCCTGCTGGAACTCGTCAAGCGGCACGGCGCGCAGACCGCGCAGGACCTCGCGCAGCGGCTGGACGTCAGCGTGCCCGCCGCGCGGCGCCACCTGAGCGACCTGCAGGAGCAGGGCCTGCTGGAGGTCCGCACCGAACGGCCCGGCGGGCGCGGACGGCCCCAGCACGTGTTCGTCCTGACCGACCGGGGCGAGGCGGCCTTCCCGAAGACGTACTCCAGCCTGTGCGTGGACGTCCTGCGCCACATCGAGGGCCTGTTCGGCGAGGACGCCCTGCTGCAGGTCCTCGACGCCCGCAACGCCGAGATCGCCGGGCGGCTGCGCGCCGACCTGCCCGCCGACCGGCCGCTGGGCGAGCGGGTGCAGGCCCTGGTGGGCCGCCTGAACGAGCACGGCTTCGACGCCACCGCCGAGCAGGACGACCAGGGCGGGTGGGTGTTCACGCAGCGCAACTGCCCGAACCTGACGGTCGCGCGGCAGTACGCGCAGCTGTGCAGCGCCGAAATCACGCTGTACACCGACCTGCTGGGCGTGCCCGTCGCCCGCGACACCCGCATCGCCTGCGGGCAGGCCTGCTGCCGCTACCGGGTCGGGTAACGGCCGTGACCGAGTTCCTGCCCGCGCTGGACGACGCGCCCAGCCCGCTGTACTCCATCGTGGCGTGGCCGCCCGAGGCGCTCGACAGCTGGCTGCGCCGCCTCCAGGACCGCCTGAACGTGCGGGGCTTCGGCCTGCCGCACCTGAACGTCCGCGCGCCCTTCCAGACGAGCCTGCGCAGCGCCGATCTGGTCGCCACCTGCCGCGACGTGCTGCGCGGCCAGGAGGCGCTGGACGTGCAGGTGCGCGGCTGGAAGCAGCTGCCGGGCGTGATCTTCCTGGAGTGCGAACTGAGTCCGCAGCTGCGCGCCCTGCACGACCGGAGCCTGACGATCGGCCCGAGCAGCCGCGCCCGCTACGACGGCCCGGAGTACCGCCCGCACCTGACGCTGGCGCTGGGCGTGCTGAAGTGGGCCGAGCCGGTCCTGTGGGAGGAGATCCGCGACCTGACGCCGCCCGTCACGCACTTCCGGGTGGAGGCCCTGAGTCTCACGAAGGAACATCGGGGCGAGGTGCAGGAACTGCACACCTTCCCGCTGCTGGACCTGCCGCCCGCCGACCCGCCCGGCGTGGAGCACGGCGCCGAGGTGGCCCCCAGCTGACGGGCACGCCCACCGGGCGCAGTCACTCGCGGGTGATGACGTACACGTCCACGTTGCGGGTCTGCCTCAGCACCGAGCGGATGATGTCCCCCCGCAGGACTTCCTCCCAGCGGGAGCGGCTGCTCTCACCCAGCACGACCTGCGTGGCCTGCGCGGCCTGCACGTGCCGGATCAGGGTGGCCGCCACGCCGCCCGCCGGGTCGAGCACGATGAATTCGCCGCCCAGCGCGACCGTGACCGCGCGGAAGGTGTCGAGCAGCCGCGCGCGTTCGGCACTGATCCGCCCGGACCGCACGGTCACGACCTGAAGGTCGGCGTGCAGGCGCTGCGCGAGCTGCCCGCCGCGGCGGATCAGGCGCGCGCCGGTCTCCTCGGCGGCCACGGCGACCACCACCCGCTCCTGTACGCCCAGGCCGGTGCCCTGGCCCGCCCCCAGATCGGCCGCGCCCTGCTCGACGACGTGCGCCACCTGCCGCAGCGCCAGTTCCCGCAGCGCCGTCAGGTTCGGCAGCGTGAAGAAGTTCGTCAGGGCGTGCTCGGCCCGCTCCGCGCCGTACACCGCGCCGGACCGCACCCGCTCACGCAGGTCAGCGGGCGTCAGGTCCACCAGCACCAGTTCGTCCGCGCCGCCCAGCACGGCGTCCGGGATGCGCTCGCGGACGCGCACGCCAGTCAGGCGCGCCACCGTGTCGTGCAGGGACTCCAGGTGCTGCACGTTCACGGTGGACAGCACGTTCACGCCCGCGTCCAGCAGCGCCTCGACGTCCATCCAGCGTTTCTCGCGGGCGCTGCCCGGCGCGTTCGAGTGCGCCAGTTCATCCACGAGCACCACGTCCGGACGGCGCGCGATCAGGCCCGCCACGTCCAGTTCACCCAGCGTCACGCCGCCCCGCACGACCTCCAGGCGCGGGAAGACCGGCAGGCCCGCCGCGGCCGCCTGCGTGAACGCCCGCCCGTGCGTCTCCAGCACGCCGATCAGGGCGTCCTCGCCGCGTTCCAGGCGGTCGCGCAGTTCGTTGAGCGCGCGGGTGGTCTTCCCGACCCCCGCCGCCATGCCCACGAACACCCGGTGCCGCCCCCGCGCCGGGCGGGGAGCGCCGGGCATCGCCAGCCGCTCGGGTTCAGGCGGCGTGACGACTCACCGTCCCAGCCGGTCCAGGGCGAGGTTCAGTTCCAGCACGTTCACGCCGGGTTGCCCCAGGCCCAGCACGCCCCGCTCGGTGTGGTCACGGACCAGCGCCTGCACCTGCGCGTCCGTCAGGCCGCGCGCGCGCGCCACCCGCGCCACCTGCACCGCCGCGCCCGCCAGGGACACGTGCGGGTCGAGGCCGCTGCCGCTCGCGGTGAGCAGATCTGCCGGAATCTGCGTGACGGGGATGTTCTCCCGCGCGGCGATCGCCTGCGCCTGGGCCTGCACGCGCTCGCGCAGCGCGGGGTTACTCACGGCGAGGTTGCTGCCCGACGCGTTCACCGGGTCGTAGCCGCTCCCGGCGGCGCTGGGCCGCCCGATGAAGTACCGGTCCCCCGTGAAGGGCTGCCCGATCAGCGCCGAGCCCACCACACGGCCGTCCTCGCGGATCAGGGACCCGGTCGCCTGCGCGGGAAACAGCGTGCCACCCAGCGCGGTCGTCACCGCCGGGTACGCGAGGCCGCCCAGCACCAGCCACAGCGCCGAGAAGCGCAGCCACGCACTCCACCCCGGCTGGGGCGCGTCAGAAAAGGTTGGTTCGGGAAGGGCAGGGGAGGGCATGTCGTTCAGGGTCATGATGAAACCTCTTGGGGAGTGCGAGGTGGGGGAACGGTCCCCCGGACCTCGCCGGGAGGGAGTGCTTAGGCGCCGATCAGTCCGAGGAGCACGTCGATGAGCTTGATACCCACGAACGGTACGAGCACGCCGCCCAGCCCGTAGATCAGCAGGTTGCGGGCCAGCAGCGCGTCGGCACTGCCGGGCGAGTAGCGCACGCCGCGCAGCGCCACCGGAATCAGCGCCGGGATGACCAGCGCGTTGAAGATCACGGCGGACAGGATCGCGCTCTGCGGGCTGCGCAGGTCCATCACGTTCAGCGGGGCCAGCGCGGGAATCTGCGTGGCGAACAGCGCGGGCAGGATCGCGAAGTACTTCGCGACGTCGTTCGCGATCGAGAAGGTCGTCAGCGCGCCGCGCGTCATCAGCAGGCCCTTGCCGATCTCGACGACCTCGATCAGCTTGGTGGGGTCGGAGTCCAGGTCGATCATGTTCGCCGCTTCCTTGGCCGCCTGCGTGCCGCTCTGCATGGCGAGGCCCACATCCGCCTGTGCCAGCGCCGGGGCGTCGTTCGTGCCGTCGCCCATCATGGCGACCAGCTTCCCGCCGCGCTGCTCCTCGCGGATCATGGCGAGCTTGTCCTCGGGTGTCGCCTCGGCCAGGAAGCCGTCCACGCCGGCCTCGCGGGCGATGGCCTCGGCGGTCAGGGGGTTGTCCCCGGTGATCATCACGGTGCGCAGGCCCATGCGGCGCAGCTGCTCGAAGCGTTCGCGCATGCCAGGCTTCACCACGTCCGACAGGGCCACCACGCCCAGCACCCGTTCGTCACGGAGGACCACGAGGGGCGTGCCGCCCGCGCGCGCCACCTCGTCCACCAGCGGGGACAGTTCGGCGGGCACGCTGCCGCCCCGCTCGCGGGCCAGGCGGGTGATGCGGTCGGCGGCGCCCTTGCGGATGCTCGTGCCGCCTGCGTCCACGCCGCTCATGCGGGTCTGCGCGGTGAACTCGAGAAACGCCGCGTCCGCCGGGGTGGCGGGCGTCACGCCCTGCGCGCGGGCCAGCGTCACGATGCTCTTGCCTTCCGGCGTGGGGTCCGCCGCCGAGGCCAGCGCCGCCGCGCCCGCCAGTTCCTCGCCGCTCACGCCGGGCAGCGGCAGGAAGCGCGTCGCCTGACGGTCCCCGACGGTGATCGTGCCGGTCTTGTCCAGCAGCAGGATGTCCACGTCCCCGGCCACCTCGACCGCCTTGCCGCTCTTGGCGATCACGTTCGCCTGCAAGGCCCGGTCCATGCCCGCGATGCCGATGGCGGGCAGCAGACCGCCGATCGTCGTGGGGATCAGGCACACGAGCAGCGCCACGAGCGTCACCACGTCCACTGTCGCCCCTGCGAACCGCGACAGGGGCAGCAGGGTCGCCACGACGATCAGGAACACGAGCGTCAGCGCGGCCAGCAGGATCGACAGGGCCAGTTCGTTCGGGGTCTTCTGGCGGCTGGCGCCCTCGACGAGCGCGATCATGCGGTCGAGGAAGCTCTCGCCGGGCTGCGACGTCACCCGCACCACGATCCGGTCGGACAGCAC from Deinococcus soli (ex Cha et al. 2016) encodes the following:
- the kdpC gene encoding potassium-transporting ATPase subunit KdpC, whose product is MTLNDMPSPALPEPTFSDAPQPGWSAWLRFSALWLVLGGLAYPAVTTALGGTLFPAQATGSLIREDGRVVGSALIGQPFTGDRYFIGRPSAAGSGYDPVNASGSNLAVSNPALRERVQAQAQAIAARENIPVTQIPADLLTASGSGLDPHVSLAGAAVQVARVARARGLTDAQVQALVRDHTERGVLGLGQPGVNVLELNLALDRLGR
- the kdpB gene encoding potassium-transporting ATPase subunit KdpB codes for the protein MTAVPQKTPKGGVFAPALMRAALKAAFVKLDPRFMVRSPVMFVVLLGGVLTLLLTVQAAASGQAWGYPAGVTLLLLFTVVFANFAEGLAEARGKAQAATLRSAREDTPARRVLDGREEVIPSTQLRRGDVIVVQAGEMIPGDGEVVGGLAAVDESAITGESAPVIREAGTDHSGVTGGTRVLSDRIVVRVTSQPGESFLDRMIALVEGASRQKTPNELALSILLAALTLVFLIVVATLLPLSRFAGATVDVVTLVALLVCLIPTTIGGLLPAIGIAGMDRALQANVIAKSGKAVEVAGDVDILLLDKTGTITVGDRQATRFLPLPGVSGEELAGAAALASAADPTPEGKSIVTLARAQGVTPATPADAAFLEFTAQTRMSGVDAGGTSIRKGAADRITRLARERGGSVPAELSPLVDEVARAGGTPLVVLRDERVLGVVALSDVVKPGMRERFEQLRRMGLRTVMITGDNPLTAEAIAREAGVDGFLAEATPEDKLAMIREEQRGGKLVAMMGDGTNDAPALAQADVGLAMQSGTQAAKEAANMIDLDSDPTKLIEVVEIGKGLLMTRGALTTFSIANDVAKYFAILPALFATQIPALAPLNVMDLRSPQSAILSAVIFNALVIPALIPVALRGVRYSPGSADALLARNLLIYGLGGVLVPFVGIKLIDVLLGLIGA
- a CDS encoding PEGA domain-containing protein; its protein translation is MKPLGPYVAARDLPGRMNSPVRTLRATDRLTGMPVLLHGLPGPLPLPDLPAHPGVLPFAECVLVAGEAFMVTELPLQARPAQDPDLTARGALAALAALHGRGVVHGGLSASQLWSVDGEVRLAGAGLPWGGDARPADDLYALAVILHEMGGVPGALRPLLDAPGTLDARAALRLLHAPTTQLRAAPDTPEHTEAAPGASAATTPVTPEPVPALTDPTPTAAAPTAFSQAPSVQVATVQVASVQATPAQPAPNTPPAGDAPEARGRRGRGSRFRLPGLGATREAAAPDELTTPVPTATAATVAASVEAVPASALAPVVPADGPTLPPAAAILPDARGTGITADVPVAADAPAHDGTPIVLGDGAIPAPAAGTGQAGAPKGSAPAEPPVLPDVPAQPAGTGGPLSSQERRRREHEARQEHAQRDAQAAAERRAQRLEQRQQEQRTQEPPVAPAPIQIGFDDLPEWETDAPAPRSGVQIREVPRLPESLRRAPLPGDPAAGEDQGPAAEVPVGALPARRRVGEPIRIGWDEDDSWRVVREAPAPVRTRRPLVWRALFWVVLVAAFVGMALLLTRVVQARGAGPVTPASVPQVSGAGAASGGADASAAPQAQTVQFTVRGVAGATARLSVEQSPKEANLAPGASLGTAPGRVTFPVPGTYRVRVVVDGFAPGSMTVTVPRSQPVTIDLDR
- a CDS encoding histidine kinase, which codes for MPGAPRPARGRHRVFVGMAAGVGKTTRALNELRDRLERGEDALIGVLETHGRAFTQAAAAGLPVFPRLEVVRGGVTLGELDVAGLIARRPDVVLVDELAHSNAPGSAREKRWMDVEALLDAGVNVLSTVNVQHLESLHDTVARLTGVRVRERIPDAVLGGADELVLVDLTPADLRERVRSGAVYGAERAEHALTNFFTLPNLTALRELALRQVAHVVEQGAADLGAGQGTGLGVQERVVVAVAAEETGARLIRRGGQLAQRLHADLQVVTVRSGRISAERARLLDTFRAVTVALGGEFIVLDPAGGVAATLIRHVQAAQATQVVLGESSRSRWEEVLRGDIIRSVLRQTRNVDVYVITRE
- a CDS encoding 2'-5' RNA ligase family protein — protein: MTEFLPALDDAPSPLYSIVAWPPEALDSWLRRLQDRLNVRGFGLPHLNVRAPFQTSLRSADLVATCRDVLRGQEALDVQVRGWKQLPGVIFLECELSPQLRALHDRSLTIGPSSRARYDGPEYRPHLTLALGVLKWAEPVLWEEIRDLTPPVTHFRVEALSLTKEHRGEVQELHTFPLLDLPPADPPGVEHGAEVAPS
- a CDS encoding Mrp/NBP35 family ATP-binding protein; this translates as MRDALMAALSTVNDPELHRDLVSLGMIEHASVDAGVAHVKVNLTTPACPLKGQIEHDVRAAALTVPGVQGAVITFGAMVRAAAQPALPGVKHVLLVGSGKGGVGKSSVAVNLAASLALDGARVGLLDADVYGPSVAHMLGQSGAKVTANEDRKMRPLDAHGVRFISMANLSPAGQALVWRGPMLHSAIQQFLKDAAWGELDYLIVDLPPGTGDVQLSLTQTVQVTGAVIVTTPQDVALIDAARAVDMFRKASVPVLGVIENMSYFVAPDTGIAYDLFGRGGSRKLGDHTPLGEIPLEVSVRQDADAGTPAVVAHPDSPAALALRQAARALAGQVSVRTLAHLPDQLTVV
- a CDS encoding helix-turn-helix transcriptional regulator; the protein is MSAATLAPAGAERTKTRLLELVKRHGAQTAQDLAQRLDVSVPAARRHLSDLQEQGLLEVRTERPGGRGRPQHVFVLTDRGEAAFPKTYSSLCVDVLRHIEGLFGEDALLQVLDARNAEIAGRLRADLPADRPLGERVQALVGRLNEHGFDATAEQDDQGGWVFTQRNCPNLTVARQYAQLCSAEITLYTDLLGVPVARDTRIACGQACCRYRVG